Genomic segment of Aquarana catesbeiana isolate 2022-GZ linkage group LG02, ASM4218655v1, whole genome shotgun sequence:
atatgacatagttagtcacgattaataaagcaacaaatttttggtccaagaaatcctcctcctgttcctggactggacttgggtcaaatcaataactccaaggccaataataaataacacgttatctcctctgattccgcaacatgattgacgaacagctgttcagaaactaactgaaaagcgcaaaaagaaaagcacataatgaaaagcgcgaatcaacactcaaacttctactaacacgaaattagcagaaggagcccaaagagtggcgcctgacaattgaacttcctctttgtagCCTTGTAATGCGTCtaatatgtcactacgttcatgtttgttggccgacaattccttgccatttgtatgcaatacaagttcctggccaacgcacTTCGGACAAAAGTTTgatgttttgtctgtggaaaatccgatcgtgtgtacaaggctttagaaacAAGGGTCAGGGGAAGTGGGGCATCTGTTCATTTGAACCTCTATAGCCAGAAGAGGGGATAGAAGCAGCCAGGTACAGAGCCCAGCTAGTTTCCAGAGATCCCAGGAGGGATCAAACCCGTTGCTATAGGCTAGCACAGCTCAGTCACGTGGAGAGAGCGGATCAGTCTATGATGGACAACGACGTGATGATCACTGACAGCGAGGCTGGGATTCACTCTCTGAATcaagacaataaagcttcccttttgGAGTAGATGGAaaagtgtaatattaatcttgtacaggttaatggtcagaggaattATGGCGGCCCTCCTGCAGGCTGGGTTGGAGAAGCTCCTCCACTTGGCACAGAAATTTTTATtaacaatctccctcaagaaatctatgaagataaaataattccactttttcagactgctggaacattgtatgagtttcgTCTTATGATGACATTTAGTGGACTTAATCAAGGGTTTGGATTTGCCCGCTATACCACCATGTACCATGCAGGGCTAGCGGTCTCCATGTTTCATGGTTATGAAATTCTACCTGGCTTCAAGATTGGAGTCTGCAAAAGCATTGAAAAATGTCATTTGGAGCTGgatgccctgccatgtgccctgGACAAAGTCTTCCTTACCAGTTTCCTAAATGAAGTGACCGTTGACCTGGAGAAAGTGTCTCTCTTCGCTAGCCCTAACATGGAGATGAAAAATCTTGCAATCTTGAAATACAGTTCCCACCGAGTTGCCACCATGGCAAAAAGAATCCTATGTAAAGGTTCCCATTTACTCTTTGGTTGCTATATGCAGGTAAACTGGATGAAGAGCTCAATAAAGAAAAAACTGTATTTCAGGACCCTTTTAAAGCCCCATTCTAGTGTTTCTCAAATGAGCTTGAATGTGGAGCCTGCACCCAGTGGTGTGGAGTGCCTTTGCCTCATCTGTGACCAACTCTGCCAAGGTCAGCCAGTTTACCAAATCAAGTTCCTCAGTCTTGGCTCATGTGGATGGTTGCGATTTTGGTATTGGGTAGTCATACCAAACTATTGTGAGCCATTTACTGGATATGCCTGGTTGATTGGTGACAAACTCATTCCAACTGATAAGTATGAGCAAGCAAAAGAAATTGTGGCATTAAGGATACTGTCAAAACTAGGGTACATCGATGACTAGTGATATCACCCTTTCAGGTTCTGGATATTATGGTTTTTATAATGTTGCGTAAATATCTATTGAATCACAGAAAAGGTACTTGTATCTAAAATTGGACCTGTTGCACTTGAAGCACAAATGGCACataactactaaaaaaaaaactggactaatGTTTCAATTTATGACTTTACCCTTGGTAGGAGGTCATTGAGAATACTTTTTGAAAGCCATTTTTCTGtctgcacttttttcacttttgttaAAACAGTGTTTTTATaccacttttttgtttttgcaccTGACACGTGTTATTTTTCAGTTTAAGGTTTATCAGTttgtttttgtgatcactttttttgcATCTTAATGTTTTAAGACGTTTGATATGTACATTTTGGAAAATCTGTAATACAAGATtaaacatgaaaaacaaaaacaaaaaaacgttgcTATAGGAGGACTGTGTTGTGCTGCATGTGGAGACTGGGGTGAGAAGAGGAGCGGAGATTTAGCTGCAGCATATGTGAAGTTTGCTGTGGAAGAGACTGCACCACATAAGAGAGGTTTCTCTTGGACAGTCTGAAGATTACTTAAAGTGACAGAGCCCTCAATGTACAACGTTTATGGATTAATGGCATCCTGGACCATTCCCAAACCCTatccaagtttaaaaaaaaaaaacaattccagtgGCTCTTCTCTGACTGCGAGCGATTGAAAATACTGCTGGTTGCTTGGTTGTCGGGGAGCCAGAATGACTCCGGCCTGGCTGCACACACAGGGTGAACCTTGTTAATTCCAGTGGTACtcaagggggtagcgctacatagtgATTCTATGATATTACTCACCTGTAGATTGAACCTTTCCAGAAGTTCTTGTAATGTTTTGGGCCTTGGCCGCTTACTTTTCCTTCTCACTATCTTCCTTGGGGCAGGCGTTTCCTCTTCAGAAATGATGTCAACATATATGAATTTGAAATTCCCAATTTTGTTATTCAGCATGCCAGTCCAAATGCCCATGGGGGTTTTGTATATAATGTCTATAATGTCTCCTTTCTGGAAAACACATGTGAAAAATGGCCATTATGATATAATGAATGAACTGAGTGTATGTGTGCATAAAAACCAGCAAAGTACCTTACCTTGATTTTTAGGGAATCGGTGTCATATGGGCTAGGAGTAGAGTCAGTATGAACTCTTGCTCGACCACAAAATGGTCCGGTATAAGGAACATCATCATCAAGTCTGAAACTATCTCTGTTGCTAGTCCCATCAGAGCAACTTGTTACCCCACCTATAAATAAGCATTGATGTTTTaagaaatgtattattttacattatatTAACGTTGAATGAGAGTTATCTTTTCTTTTTAAACATAAATGAGTTTAGCTTTATTACATCTACTTCATATTTCACTTATGGAGGGTTGCTGGGGATGCAGAAATTCATTGTAGTAGCTTGTGCTATGTAAAATCAGCGCTGGTCTCTTCCGGGTGCTGCTGGAAAGACTTGCCTTCTGTATACTGAACACCTACCAATCAGAGAAcgcagatgatgtcacaatctctgcCTCATCCAATCACAGAATCCCTTGTATTCATTGAACAAAATACAGGTTGGGATGCAGGTTGGGATGACTTGGTACAGAGGCAGGTTGGGATGGCATGGCACAGAGGCGGGTTGGGGTGACCTGGTACAGAGGTGGTTGGGGTGACCTGGTACAGAGGCAGGTTTGGGTGGCCTGGTACAGAGGCAGGTTGGGGTGGCCTGGTAcaggggcaggttggggtggcctGGTACAGAGGCAGGTTGGGATGGcctggtacagggcaggttgggatggcctGGTACAGAGGCAGATTGGGTGGCCTGGTACAGAGGCAGGTTGGGGTGGCCTGGTACAGAGGTAGGTTGGGGTGGCCTGGTACAGAGGTAGGTTGGGGTGGCCTGGTACAGGGGTAGGTTGGGGTGGCCTGGTACAGAAGCAGGTTGGGGTGGCCTGGTAAAGGGACAGGTTGGGGTGGCCTGGTACAGAGGCAGGTTGGGATGGCCTAGTACAGAAAGTCAGATTTCTGCATACTATGGATATAATATATTGGCTATTCtgtatttgtttttaaatatttgatGGTATTGAACCGTATGTTTTGatgctgttatttatttttggtgcacttGTTGCCTTGTGAGGtaatttgttctttgttttttctgtttttctttctgtatttattacaaaaaaaatgtttttctataaataaaatctgataaaaaaaacaacatggcaCACCTAAATAGCCAGGAAGGGTTCTTCAGAATTATATTTATCTAGTGCTAGTTACCTAGTTCCCACTGAGAATACATGCAATAAACTCAAAAGCTTTTTTGTGTTAAAGGCTCACTCCACTCAAAAAGTTAAACTCTACTTAAACAAAATGTCAGCTCGGGGTGGGCATCAACATTGTGGTGTCATTTACCAGCAGTCCAAAGAGCAGGGAGGAGGGGCAGTGACACTGAGGTGTTGATTTATTGAAGGCACAGTGCAAAgagcagttgcacactgcaagagcagttgctctagagcttagtaaatgagcagaaactctgacttccataatccaaccatatacaagaaaaaatgctgtttaagtTTACTTCcatgtgatttggtattctttacaAAGGGAAGCTTGACCTCacttactaagctccggagcaactgcacttggaagagtgcaactgcactttgcaatgtgcactgTCTATTTGACTTCAGTAAATCATCCCCTGAGACTGCAGAACTGCAGGAGGTGCCACTCTGTGCAGCCAAAGACCTGAGTGGGGGGATCACAAGACACAtctttttggcaggtaaaacttttattatattttttcagttGTATGTTTGGCTGGCGTTGTATGAGAAATTAGATATCAAAACAGTTTCTGCCAATTTTCAACTGAATTATGTTATTTGGACAGATATCAAGATATGCAATCTGTCATTGCTGGTATCTCACAAGACATTAGTAAGATGACACTGGTGGGACTGTACCTAAAGGTCATTTACTAGATGGCTCCCCATCTGAGGGTGTTTTTATGAATACTTACTCGATGAACTCTGACCGCTATTCAGACTGTAAAGACTTTCTACGGATTCACTGGCTTGCAGAGTGCACTTCTCAGCAGCGTGCCCACCTGTAGGGTCACTGTCTCGCACAGCAAAAGCCCCATCTCCATCTTCACtctgaagaggaaaaaaaaaaaaacacctctgctTAATTGAGGGTAATAAAATAACAGTTTATCAAGTGATTTATTTTGTAAGTCATTACAGAATTTAACCTTGATGAGAGCTATAAAGTTTATACATAGAGAGTGTTAAAAGTATTAATTGGTCAGATACTATAACACACCAGAGGAATATCTAAGCTGGGCTCTGACAGAGCAGGAAGATCAAACACTTTATAAATCATTGGATTACAGACCAATCACACTATGAACTCAATTTAAACAATTATAGAACAAGCTGCCATGGTGTAAAAGATtttctgcaaaaataaataaacagaaaacaaccatttttattattttacctgACGTTGCTGATACTTTCATTCATAGTTCGTGTGATTagccttttaaagtgattgtaaacagtcaccttgtaaaacaacccattcagtttgaaatagaaatgaaaggcaaaacatttgtgtatagagataaaaaaccattataaataccttttttctcatttttctcaagtgatcacattccttctgttctcagctgcataagagttgggggaggagaagcaacagcacactgatcttgcCACTGTTCGGGAGGGGCTGTCAGGACAAGTTTAATCATTGGAAGAGAACAGGCTGtgttctcagcatagctagagaactgaccactgtgtgttctcctgcttagtgtggtcaggtttttttttaggaaatcagagggactagcaggaacacccgagatttcacacaaaggaagccaaTCAAAGAGAACAGGatctttcatacaagtacatggtacaggaggcaCCTACCAAGAATACGGAATGTTGGCGTAAACACATTAAGGCATTTAAATGCcacttaaagaatatgttacccccaaCCTCTCTTATTCCTGGTaggtgcctgctgtatcatgtacttgtatgaaaaagtatcctgcgctctttgtattgcttcctttgtgtaaaatccttggtgttcctgacagtccctctgctttcctattaaaaactgactacactaggcatgagagcacagcatgatcAGTTGTCTggttatgctgggaactcagcctgctctccttcaatgattagtgctgacacgcccccccccctcccacagccatttactgggaataTCAGTGAGccgctgtttctcctcccctagctctctgagctccttatgcaggaGAACAGAGTTTATGTGATTacttgtaaaaaggaaaaaaaagtgccaGCTGTAGTGTATTTAATTGCGAGGAAGtctctctgctatcagcatgcaatagctcagtggggaggattccccaatCCACCTCGAATACGTGGATGAAGAAATCGAGTCAGTTTCTTTcactcaacctgctggttgaatgaaaaaaaacaaaaacaaacagattcATGTATGCGCTGCATTTGTGGTTTAGGTCCAGAGATTAGGCAGAGGTCaagcatgtcagaaaccatgaatcagactgagacagaagtgcagtaaaaatcaaacTATTTAatcaaatggtaaaatggtataaacagagcaaacatagtcaaaacatagccagagttcggtaaccaggacgggtagtcagaacaagccagagaaacacgagtccagagatcagcgaagtcaggtgcagcaaacaggatcaggaaccagaagggaaggcagccaagcaaaagtctttcacaggaaaacacagcagaatatgttgaccaaggcaaaggtacAGAAGATcggatccaaggagtttatataaccagtagctctagctgacgagcaggaaataacgaccaggtgagtcactttggaaggaagagtctttggcaattaacggacagctgagcacagagctctgagaaggaagggctgaaagGCACGGAGGAGGataggagcatgtacgtccgaggatgagacacaagagcgttcctccggaccatacctcttccaatgaaccaggtactgtatgcgcccacggaagctacgggaatcaatgatagattgtatctcatacttctcatggttctcaaccctTACCTGGGTAAGGACGTGGTACTGAAGTGGTGAAacggttgcataccaaaggttttaataagtagacatgaaatacatttgaaatacgcatattagaaggaagatctaaagcttaagccactgggttgatcctacggagaatatGGAAAGGAccaataaaccgtggtgccagTTTTAATGAGGGAACATAGAGTcagaggttacgagatgacagccagaccctgtctccaacttggtaggaaggtgcaggtaggAGTCTGCGGTCcgaatggagtctgtacctatcattggcacgttGCAATGACTCTTGGGCCTGTACCCAATTGGAACAAAGACCACTGAGATTCTCCTCCAAAGCAGGAATGCTCTAAGCTCAAATGAGTCAGGcagcatggatggttggaaaccataattcgccatgaatGGAGACAATTGGGAAGCCATATTGACAGCACTATTGGGAGaaaactccacccaaggtaagaggtctgaccagatatggtggtcagaaatgtagcaacgtaaaaactgtttcaaggactggttggctcgttctttggactgcaggtgatacgcaggggaaaaaaaatgaattcccaactgtgcacaaaaggctcgccagaacctggacacaaactggctacccctgtctgagacgatcaccttgggtagcccatgtaagcaaaatatctcccaagcaaaaatggaagccagttctttcgATGTggataacttcttttttttttatatattcttttatacaACCATATCAACAATACGTTATATACGTTTTCAACTTAAATGTTCAACAATAACATAGGTATCTATATCCTCGGTTTCATAACTACATAGTATTGTATATTAAATCCCTACGTCCTGGTCCACTCAACCAATTATTTCTTTCCCCCTTTTCACCcttcccccaaaaaaagaaaaagaaaaaaggaaaccctctctctcccctctttcccttTCCCACCCTCTATTCCTTCCTCccgcgcgccccccccccttccagccggACGGACATGACACACTCTGGGGTATCAAATACTTTATCCTCCCTCTTAACTTCCCATGAGTGACTTCCCCTCCTCTGAATATATAAATCTTACCCAATGTGACCATGTATTcctatatttttctcttttttcctgagCCACGAGCACAAAGTCTTCCATTGCTTCGATGTTCCTCACCTTGTTAAGCCACATTGCAATTGTGGGAGGGTTAGGGTTTTTCCAACATAGGGTAACACATGCTTTAGCAGCAATAACCAAGTGACACAAAACGGATTCCCTATATTCCTGATTTGGCAATTGTGAGAAGTGTAGTTGGAAAAGTGCGGGGTCTTTTCGTATTGGGCCTTCCGTAAATTTTTGTGCTATCCTCTGTACCTCCGACCAATATTTTTCAATCTTaggacatgaccaaaagatgtggaatAGAGTACCTCGTTCTTCATGGCATCTCCAACAACTATCTGCTTCCTTTGGGAAGATCTTATTTAGAGCCGACGGTGTACAATACCACCGCATCAGTAGTTTATAATTCATCTCTTGGATACGTGTGCAAATTGATGTATTTAATGAGAGATAAATGATGTTATGATACTGATCAGGGGTAAATGTCCTGTTTAAGTCTTTTTCCCATCTACTGAGACTCGGCACCCGGAAGTCTTCTGGAGGGGCTACCAGCATGGAATATATCATAGAAAGAGTATTTCCCAGAGGTTCTCCTTTCTCACAGTATGTTTCATATTGTGTTTGCTGTCGTCTATAGTTTCCTGGCGGTCCTAATGTCCTAAAAAAGTGGTCCAACTGCAAAGCTTGCCATATTCTTAACCTCTATCGACCCTCCGGGTGCGTCAGCGTGGCAATCGTCGGCCAACTTTCTGTTTCTAAGAAGTGGGAGGCTTGGTCCCGTCTCTACACCTGGTGGGAACCCCGGGtttcccagtataggatatagtGGTGATTGTATGGACGTGAGTTTAGCAGTCTTGCAAACCATATATCCTATTCTAAGTGTAGGGACTATCGTAGGGTGTTTCTTAAGAGAAGTTGGTAATCCTACATAACACCACATTGCCCTCGATAGGGGGATTGGACTAAACTGTTGCTCCATGACTGTCCATAATTTAAAATCTCTACGTCTGCACCAGTCCACTATTCTACTAAGGTGTGCCGCATGGTAATATTTAAGCGCTTCCGGTACCGCTATCCCGCCTGAGTTTTTGGGCATTGTCAAAAGGCGTCTACAAAGCCTCAATTGTTTCATAGCCCATATTAATTTAGTGAAAAGCGTATTGATTTGCCAGAAGAAGTTTGCTGGGATTACTATAGGAAGTATctgaaacaaatataaaaatttcgGTAATATGCTAATCTTTATGATATTACAACGGCCAAACCAGGAATTAAGTCCCCTGTGCCAATTATCTAACAGAACCCTAATCGAACTTAACAGGGGTACAAAATTCAACATAAAGATATTAGTCAGGTTTGGTGGGATATTTGTGCCAAGATATTTCAATGCAGATgttgtccatttaaatttaaaattagTTTGTAAAGTATGGCGCAAGGGTGGGGGTAAAGCAATCCCCATACCCTCTGACTTAACATAATTTATCTTGAAATTTGCTAAACTCCCATATTTCTCTATTTCCTTCATAAGGTTAGGTAAGGAGACCTGTGGCTTAGTCAGTGAAAAAAGTAGATCGTCTGCATATGCAGAAATTTTATATTCTGAATCTCCTATTTGTAACCCTGTGATATCCGGGTTTAACCGGATTTTATTTAGAACCGGCTCTAGCGAAAGAGCAAATAAtaggggtgataaagggcacccttgacGGGTACCATTAGAAATAGGAAAAGTATGTGAGAACACTCCGTTAACCTTTACCATTGCTTGTGGGGCTAAGTATACACTAGTGATCCATCGGAGCATCTGATCCCCAATATCCATTTGCGTCAACACCCCAAACATAAATTCCCAgttcaccctatcaaatgctttttcaacatCAGTGTTTAGAAATGCACAGGGGATACCTAAACGGTTGGCATGGTGTATCAAATTAAGCGCTTTTATGGTACTGTCTCTTGCTTCTCGGGAGgcaataaaccccacctggtccaaaTGTACTAGCTGGGGGAGCACTGATTGTAGACGGGAGGCCAGTAGTTTAGTCAAAATTTTCAGGTCTACATTTAGTAGAGAAATTGGCCGATAACTGCCACATTCGGTTGGATCCCTTCCTTCTTTTGGAATGACAGATATGTGTGCCATTAATGTAGCTGGCGGGAATCTAGCAGATTGTCCTAGCTCATTGAACACTTTAATCAACTGTGGTCCTAATAATGATAAGAAAGTCTTGTAGTATTGAATGCTAAATCCATCCGGTCCCGGTGCTTTCCCCGATTTAACGCTGCTTACTATTTTTTGTAATTCTTCAATTGATATTGGTACTTCCAGCTCCTCCCTAGTCTGAACTGGGAGGTGCAGCAGCTGTGCCAAAATAAGGTACTCCTCTAAAGGGGGGGGAGTTATAGCGGCTATTGGTAAATTATATAAGGAGGTATGAAAGTCCCCAAATACCTGTGCAATATCCTTTGGCATCGTTATGAACTGTCCCTTATTCCCTTTTATTTGAGGTATATATGCTACTGTGTGTTGTTCCTTAAGGGATTTAGCCAGTAGTTTACCGCATTTCCCTCCTGATTCATATGAGATTTTCCTCCCAGCTTGTATTGATGCCTTAGCTTTAAAATGGAGGAGGTCTGATACTGTCTCTGAAGAGATGCTAAGTCCTTCCCCGTTTGTGTGTCCAATGTTCCTTTGTGTTGTGATTCTAAGGCTTGGATGTCGGCAAGGAGTTTTGTTAATT
This window contains:
- the SAMSN1 gene encoding SAM domain-containing protein SAMSN-1 isoform X4, with amino-acid sequence MLKRKPSNVSDKEKSQKPKSEDGDGAFAVRDSDPTGGHAAEKCTLQASESVESLYSLNSGQSSSSGVTSCSDGTSNRDSFRLDDDVPYTGPFCGRARVHTDSTPSPYDTDSLKIKKGDIIDIIYKTPMGIWTGMLNNKIGNFKFIYVDIISEEETPAPRKIVRRKSKRPRPKTLQELLERFNLQEYMSSLLLNGYESLEDLKDINESHLCELNITNPEERMRFLMAIDNLQDPDGGQEPDKEAAPLTLSPDISKNKSELDCPRDSGCYITLENSENNKEDIDSEKLCEDVQKITITECP
- the LOC141129189 gene encoding LOW QUALITY PROTEIN: dead end protein homolog 1-like (The sequence of the model RefSeq protein was modified relative to this genomic sequence to represent the inferred CDS: substituted 1 base at 1 genomic stop codon), with protein sequence MDNDVMITDSEAGIHSLNQDNKASLLEXMEKCNINLVQVNGQRNYGGPPAGWVGEAPPLGTEIFINNLPQEIYEDKIIPLFQTAGTLYEFRLMMTFSGLNQGFGFARYTTMYHAGLAVSMFHGYEILPGFKIGVCKSIEKCHLELDALPCALDKVFLTSFLNEVTVDLEKVSLFASPNMEMKNLAILKYSSHRVATMAKRILCKGSHLLFGCYMQVNWMKSSIKKKLYFRTLLKPHSSVSQMSLNVEPAPSGVECLCLICDQLCQGQPVYQIKFLSLGSCGWLRFWYWVVIPNYCEPFTGYAWLIGDKLIPTDKYEQAKEIVALRILSKLGYIDD